Genomic segment of Arachis hypogaea cultivar Tifrunner chromosome 16, arahy.Tifrunner.gnm2.J5K5, whole genome shotgun sequence:
AATTGATCTCCGATTCCTATTCTGAGTTCAATTTTCTGCTCCCAATTCTACTTCAAACTCTGACCACAAACCTCTTGCCCTGTGTGTATTTTTTCGGAAtttagaatatatgtatatattgattAATAATTGTTTAAGAATATTTATAAAAGGTTCCCATTATATTTTTCGTACATGTTGCCGAtatatcatctccatttgttaaAAGGTTTACGCAGAAGGATATAaatttataaacataaaaatgctCTCAAAGCTCAAAATTCAATCACCAATCTGTATGCCTTTTCTGGTTATGgtcattctaatttaaaattaccaTTGTTTGAAATTCTTATCCATTTTTTAGAGTTCAGACCCATCATTACAGTTCTGGTGTGAGGACACTGCTTTCCTCCTCTCCTTTTTGTTTTGGCTTGTATACCTATCATTTTTTGCTCTTCAAATCCAGAAGTGCGTCTGATTTCGAATCCATTTGTGCTCTTCTAAACTTATATTTCTATGTTTAACTTTGCTAATAGATAATATAAGATTGCTGGATCTTACTTTCCAATTGCACCAATGATTATCAacctttgaatgccagtttaatGATTTTGGATCAATAAGAAACTTATGTTTTCCTTAGTCAATGAGAAGTCTAGTTTATGCATGCGCATttacttattttgaaaaaaaaaaagaactgctttttcttttgtatttcatCTGTTTGTGCTTGAATGGCAGGTTAAGCAGGATGTGGGAAGTGATGTTTGAATGTCACAAGCTTCAGTTTCAGATCATTTCAGTACCGTATAACAATAGTCATGCTAAAATCGCCATGCATTCTGAATTACATAGGCAGATTACCAGCTATCTTGAAGATGAACTCCTCTTTCTATCATCGAGCTTGACCAAGTGGATTGGAGCTCAGAAATCGTATCTGGAGGCTATATCTGGATGGCTCAACAAATGTGTTTCATTTAAACAAAAGTCAACCAGGAAGAGAAGGAAGACGCAATCTGAGCTCCTGAGAGATCATGGCCCTCCAATATATGCCACTTGCATTGTCTGGTTGGAGAAGCTCAATGGGTTTagattattcttcatcttttttattttattttttaaaaataacttacaataaaagaatgacaTCATC
This window contains:
- the LOC140172900 gene encoding uncharacterized protein isoform X1; the encoded protein is MEGKEGGSREAEVTMEVSAVAVAGAHFWCTRSYFSPYLAPPWLAPGLPVFVGVTDAIVGEEDLIAPLLCLTGVALTVAGKHAGVFKLSGNTVLPLFWSNFFPWLSRMWEVMFECHKLQFQIISVPYNNSHAKIAMHSELHRQITSYLEDELLFLSSSLTKWIGAQKSYLEAISGWLNKCVSFKQKSTRKRRKTQSELLRDHGPPIYATCIVWLEKLNGFRLFFIFFILFFKNNLQ
- the LOC140172900 gene encoding uncharacterized protein isoform X2 codes for the protein MEGKEGGSREAEVTMEVSAVAVAGAHFWCTRSYFSPYLAPPWLAPGLPVFVGVTDAIVGEEDLIAPLLCLTGVALTVAGKHAGVFKLSGNTVLPLFWLSRMWEVMFECHKLQFQIISVPYNNSHAKIAMHSELHRQITSYLEDELLFLSSSLTKWIGAQKSYLEAISGWLNKCVSFKQKSTRKRRKTQSELLRDHGPPIYATCIVWLEKLNGFRLFFIFFILFFKNNLQ